The following nucleotide sequence is from Syntrophorhabdaceae bacterium.
CTTGACCGTTAATGCCGTAAAGCTTTCGGAAACGAGGGTTCTCGGTTTTTGTAAGGACATCACCACCCGCAAGCTCGCCGAAGAGGAACTGAAACAGGCAGTGGAGAAGCTGAGAAAGGGCCTGGTAGGAACCATCCAAGTAATGTCTTTAATAATTGAAACGCGAGACCCATACACTGCGGGTCACCAGAAGAAGGTATCACACCTTGCACGAGCAATTGCTCAGGAGATGAATCTTTCAAAAGATATGATTGATAAAATAAGAATGGCAGGCGTCATCCATGATCTCGGAAAGATATCGGTTCCTGCCGAGATACTGAGCAAACCTACAAAGCTCACAGCAATAGAATTCAGCCTCATCAAGGTCCACTCCCAGGCAGGATACAACATACTAAAAGACGCTGAGTTGCCTTATCCCATAGCCGAAATAGTCCTCCAGCACCATGAAAGGTTAGACGGTTCAGGTTACCCTCAAAGTCTCAAGAATGGCCAGATTCTTCTCGAATCCCAGATTATTGCTGTAGCTGATGTCATTGAAGCCATGGCCTCCCACAGGCCGTACAGACCGGCAAGGGGTATCGATGTAGCACTCGAAGAGATTGAGAAGAACAAAGGCATCTTCTATGATACAAAAGCCGTTGATGCGTGTACACGGTTATTCAGGGAGAAGGGCTTTGCATTTGAAGCAACAGCGTCATAATTTGCTTTGTTTCTACCCGTAATAATTATTTTTCCAGTTCACAAACATATAATATTACCGGCAACCAATCGACCTATTATAAACCTAAAAGATTCACAATGAGAGTATGGAGAGAAACTATTCAACAAAATTCATGTAAATACAGAAATATTTCAATCTCCAAGAGGTTTTTGACCGATGTTGAAAATTAATTTTTGAGAAAGAGCTACTGTCTGTCCTTATGGTGCTCCTTTACCTGATGCATAAAGGCCTCGAGCCTGGTCATGATATTGGTCAGTCCCTGGCCGTCATAGGCGATATTGATAACGGGGATATTGAACCGGTTCTGTATCAACCGCATGATCGCGCTGGAGATCGTGCCCGGCATGCAGGTAAAGGGCATGGCGTTGATAATGCCTGAGGTCCCCTTTTCGATGAAATCGATGCTCTTGCCGACACTCAGTATGGCCTCTCCTTCGAAGCTCTCATCGATATATGGGCTGGCCTTTTCAAGTATCCCTTTCACCTTCGGCTCCTTCCCGTATCTAAGATAGCCCTCGAAGATCTTCTCCATCATATGTTCATCTTTATGCTGTATATACTGCGTGAGGATGATGTTGATGAAATTCGATATACTGCTGTTCTTCACGGATTTTTTCTTGTTCATCTGATTCACGTACGCAATCCACTCAGAGCCGGGGGCAAGCCATACCTCTCCTCCCATCTTCTCCACCCTTTTCACCAGGCTGTCGTTGCTGAATCTGTTCGACCTGATGTAAATCTCTCCCACGATCCCTACAAGAGGTTTCTTCCCGTCTTCCTTTTTTACGTTCAAGAACTTCCCAAGCTCATCCTTCAGTAC
It contains:
- a CDS encoding PAS domain S-box protein, coding for MAMRTSAKKQVQKNPNQNGEALRALVNATRETLLLIDTNGTILLVNETAAERFGKNVQELVGTCLYDHFPPELAKSRKEHLDKVFTTGKPVHFEDTRAGRSYETYCYPIFNEEGKVSRGTIFSHDFTHHKQAEKALKESEERVRNYIERAPDGVFIVDDTGRYLEANKAACQFTGYSKEEIEKMSIRDLLAEESLEDGLAHFKKLIATGAATSDLWHKHKNGSKCCLTVNAVKLSETRVLGFCKDITTRKLAEEELKQAVEKLRKGLVGTIQVMSLIIETRDPYTAGHQKKVSHLARAIAQEMNLSKDMIDKIRMAGVIHDLGKISVPAEILSKPTKLTAIEFSLIKVHSQAGYNILKDAELPYPIAEIVLQHHERLDGSGYPQSLKNGQILLESQIIAVADVIEAMASHRPYRPARGIDVALEEIEKNKGIFYDTKAVDACTRLFREKGFAFEATAS